From Nitrospirota bacterium, the proteins below share one genomic window:
- a CDS encoding restriction endonuclease subunit S, with product MNKNTLQVSDELPKDWTITTLGEALPISYGKSLTESKRDAKGKHPVYGSSGKVGQHSQALTSRAALLIGRKGSVGAVYYSPEPCWPIDTTYFAEKREDIDLRYFEYLLKGLNLKTLDKSTAVPGLSRDDYNAVQVAVAPILEQKLIVAEIEKQFSRLDEAVANLKRVKANLKRYKAAVLKAAVEGKLTEEWRKVHPYVEPASELLKRILAERREKWEEAVLTKMKAKGKKPKDDKWKTKYIEAHPPKPEDTFKIPKSWVWTNLGQLSWSVKDGPHFSPKYSQSGIPFISGGNIRPDGIDFATAKYITPALHAELTERCKPEFGDLLYTKGGTTGIARINTVKREFSVWVHVAVLKIVAPIERFYLQHSLNSLHCYRQSQRYTHGVGNQDLGLTRMIWITMPLPPLLEQKEIIKKIEERMSIITDIEKDIDANLRRGERLRQSILKKAFTGQI from the coding sequence ATGAATAAAAATACTTTACAAGTTTCTGATGAATTGCCAAAAGATTGGACCATAACCACGCTCGGCGAAGCCTTGCCTATTTCCTATGGTAAAAGTTTAACCGAATCGAAGCGCGATGCAAAAGGGAAACATCCAGTTTATGGATCAAGTGGAAAAGTTGGACAGCATTCCCAGGCTCTTACAAGTAGAGCCGCGTTACTGATTGGAAGGAAGGGTTCTGTTGGGGCGGTGTATTATTCACCTGAGCCATGCTGGCCAATAGACACAACGTATTTTGCCGAAAAAAGAGAAGATATTGATCTCCGTTATTTTGAATATCTATTGAAAGGATTGAATTTAAAAACGTTAGACAAGTCCACTGCTGTCCCGGGCCTCAGTAGAGATGACTACAATGCGGTACAGGTAGCTGTCGCCCCCATCCTGGAGCAGAAACTCATCGTCGCGGAGATCGAAAAGCAATTCTCCCGCCTGGACGAAGCCGTCGCCAATCTCAAACGGGTTAAGGCCAATCTTAAACGATACAAAGCCGCTGTCCTCAAAGCTGCTGTCGAGGGTAAGCTTACCGAAGAATGGCGTAAGGTTCATCCTTATGTTGAGCCTGCGAGTGAACTTCTAAAGCGCATTCTGGCTGAGCGGAGGGAAAAGTGGGAAGAGGCTGTACTGACGAAGATGAAGGCGAAAGGGAAAAAACCAAAGGACGATAAGTGGAAAACAAAATATATCGAAGCACACCCACCCAAGCCTGAGGATACTTTCAAGATACCGAAATCATGGGTATGGACTAACCTGGGGCAACTATCATGGTCAGTGAAAGACGGGCCACACTTCAGTCCGAAATATTCTCAGTCTGGCATTCCTTTTATATCTGGTGGAAATATTAGGCCCGACGGGATAGACTTTGCGACGGCGAAATACATTACACCTGCATTACATGCTGAATTGACTGAAAGATGTAAGCCTGAATTCGGTGATCTCTTATATACAAAGGGTGGCACTACTGGCATTGCAAGGATAAATACAGTAAAACGGGAATTCAGCGTCTGGGTTCATGTTGCTGTATTAAAGATAGTAGCTCCAATAGAGCGGTTTTACTTACAGCATTCGCTAAATTCGCTGCATTGTTATAGGCAATCGCAGCGGTATACCCATGGCGTCGGCAACCAAGATCTTGGATTGACTCGGATGATATGGATTACAATGCCGTTGCCACCCCTCCTAGAGCAGAAAGAGATCATTAAGAAAATTGAAGAAAGAATGTCAATCATTACGGATATCGAAAAGGATATTGATGCGAATTTAAGACGAGGTGAACGTCTGCGGCAGTCTATATTGAAAAAGGCGTTTACCGGACAAATCTAA
- a CDS encoding nucleotidyl transferase AbiEii/AbiGii toxin family protein, whose product MIDRQEVMDFSREFGLASQVIEKDYVLGWLLAGISQHAVLGPEWVFKGGTCLKKCYFETYRFSEDLDFTIKSLDHLDEVYLKTAFQDIASWVYDTTGIQIPAETLRFQVYTNPRGKISVQGRIGYRGPMMRDGDLSRIKLDLTNDEVLVLDPVSREVHHPYSDGPEDGIHVQTYAFEEVFAEKVRALAERERPRDLYDVVHLYRHKDMRPDREVVLSTLEKKCAFKGIAVPTMVSLEHEPARAELEAEWANMLAHQLPALPPFNQFWEELPMVFEWLHGAAEKVAQPSMPLAAGEDIAWRPPVMAHAWHAAVPFEVIRFAAANRLCVDLRYDGSSRIIEPYSLRRTQDGNLLLHAVKHATGEPRSYRVDRIQGATVTQLAFVPRYVIELSETGPIHAPQTVRPARPSRSRNSSWGMSSNIGPQYIFECTVCGKKFTRKTYTAALNPHKDKNGYPCYGRVGMYVDTKY is encoded by the coding sequence GTGATCGACCGCCAGGAAGTGATGGACTTTTCAAGAGAGTTCGGGCTTGCTTCGCAGGTCATTGAGAAAGACTATGTCCTGGGATGGCTCCTTGCGGGTATTTCTCAGCATGCAGTGCTCGGCCCAGAGTGGGTGTTTAAAGGCGGGACTTGCCTCAAAAAATGTTACTTCGAAACGTACAGGTTTTCCGAGGACCTGGATTTCACGATCAAGAGCCTGGATCATCTTGATGAGGTTTATTTAAAAACAGCATTTCAAGATATTGCAAGCTGGGTCTACGATACAACCGGCATTCAAATTCCTGCTGAAACGCTTCGTTTCCAAGTGTACACCAATCCGCGCGGGAAAATATCTGTACAAGGCAGGATCGGTTATCGCGGCCCGATGATGAGGGATGGCGATCTCTCCCGTATAAAGCTCGATCTTACAAACGATGAGGTGCTTGTTCTTGATCCAGTGAGCAGGGAGGTACATCATCCCTATTCAGACGGGCCGGAAGACGGAATTCACGTCCAAACTTATGCTTTTGAGGAAGTGTTTGCGGAAAAGGTAAGAGCTCTGGCTGAGCGCGAACGTCCAAGAGACCTTTATGATGTCGTCCACCTCTATCGACATAAGGACATGCGGCCGGATAGAGAAGTTGTGTTGAGCACTCTTGAAAAGAAATGCGCATTTAAGGGCATCGCAGTCCCGACCATGGTATCTCTCGAACATGAACCTGCGCGGGCCGAGCTTGAAGCCGAATGGGCAAACATGCTTGCCCATCAATTACCGGCACTGCCTCCTTTTAATCAGTTCTGGGAGGAATTGCCTATGGTATTCGAGTGGCTGCATGGCGCAGCGGAAAAAGTTGCTCAGCCTTCGATGCCACTTGCGGCTGGAGAAGATATCGCATGGCGCCCGCCTGTTATGGCTCATGCATGGCACGCAGCGGTTCCTTTCGAAGTCATTCGTTTTGCGGCGGCGAACAGGCTTTGTGTTGATCTCCGCTACGATGGAAGCAGCCGAATTATTGAGCCTTATTCCCTGCGCAGAACGCAAGACGGAAATTTACTATTGCACGCAGTTAAACATGCCACTGGAGAACCGAGATCTTATCGTGTTGACCGGATTCAGGGTGCAACCGTCACTCAGCTAGCATTTGTGCCAAGGTATGTAATTGAATTGAGTGAGACAGGACCGATTCATGCGCCGCAAACCGTGAGGCCAGCACGTCCAAGCCGATCACGAAACAGCTCATGGGGAATGTCATCGAATATTGGGCCACAATATATTTTTGAATGCACAGTGTGTGGGAAGAAATTTACGCGCAAAACTTACACCGCAGCGCTCAATCCACATAAGGACAAGAATGGGTACCCTTGTTATGGACGAGTGGGCATGTATGTAGATACCAAATATTGA
- a CDS encoding type I restriction-modification system subunit M produces the protein MTPAAIVSKLWNYCNVLRDDGMSYGDYVEQLTYLLFLKMADERTKPPYNQPSAVPAKYNWPTLLKKDGDDLFDHYRHMLESLGNEKGLLGLIFNKSQNKFQDPSKLRRLVVDLIDKENWSVMSADVKGDAYEGLLEKNAQDTKSGAGQYFTPRPLIQAMVDVIQPRPKETLCDPACGTGGFLLAAHDYVVKHNPNMSADEKRKLKGSTFKGWELVQSTARLCAMNLMLHSIGTDKDLPIIVSDSLAADPGDRFDIVLTNPPFGKKSSTTIVAENGKVSRETDIIERQDFWATTSNKQLNFIQHVKTLLKQNGRAAVVVPDNVLFEGGAGETVRRKLLHECDVHTLLRLPTGLFYAQGVKANVLFFDKKPASETPWTKKLWIYDLRTNMHFTLKTSSLQRSDLDEFVKNYNPENRHQRKATWKPSPSPQSSPRRGEEGKNEGRWRSYTYDELISRDKASLDIFWLKDESLEASDNLPDPDIIAQEIVEDLEAALEQFREIATDLGNGRKA, from the coding sequence ATGACTCCTGCCGCTATCGTATCCAAACTCTGGAACTACTGTAACGTCCTCCGGGACGATGGGATGAGCTACGGCGATTACGTGGAGCAGCTCACGTACCTGCTGTTCCTCAAAATGGCTGACGAGCGCACAAAGCCGCCGTATAACCAGCCGAGTGCTGTTCCCGCGAAGTACAATTGGCCGACGCTCTTAAAGAAGGACGGCGACGATCTGTTCGACCACTACCGCCATATGCTCGAAAGCCTCGGCAATGAAAAAGGTCTGCTCGGTCTGATCTTCAATAAATCCCAGAACAAGTTCCAGGACCCCTCAAAGCTGCGGCGGCTTGTTGTCGACCTGATCGATAAGGAAAACTGGTCAGTGATGAGCGCTGATGTGAAAGGGGACGCATACGAAGGCCTGCTTGAGAAGAACGCACAGGACACCAAGTCCGGCGCCGGCCAGTACTTCACTCCTCGTCCTTTGATCCAGGCCATGGTTGACGTGATCCAGCCGAGACCGAAAGAGACCCTCTGCGATCCTGCGTGCGGGACCGGCGGGTTTCTCTTAGCCGCGCACGATTATGTGGTAAAACACAATCCGAACATGAGCGCCGATGAGAAGCGCAAGCTCAAAGGCTCCACCTTCAAGGGCTGGGAGCTGGTCCAGAGCACAGCCCGGCTCTGCGCCATGAACTTGATGCTCCACAGCATCGGGACCGACAAGGACCTTCCTATCATCGTTTCGGACTCTCTTGCCGCCGACCCGGGAGACCGGTTCGATATCGTTCTGACCAATCCTCCCTTCGGCAAGAAGAGCAGCACCACCATCGTTGCCGAGAACGGCAAAGTATCACGGGAGACCGATATCATCGAGCGCCAGGACTTCTGGGCCACGACATCCAACAAGCAGCTCAACTTCATCCAGCATGTAAAGACCCTATTAAAACAGAATGGCCGCGCGGCAGTTGTCGTGCCGGATAACGTCCTCTTCGAAGGCGGGGCAGGGGAGACGGTCAGGCGAAAGCTCCTGCACGAGTGCGACGTGCATACGCTCCTGCGCCTGCCCACGGGCCTGTTCTACGCCCAGGGTGTGAAGGCGAACGTGCTGTTCTTCGACAAAAAGCCGGCATCCGAAACGCCCTGGACAAAGAAGCTCTGGATCTACGACCTCCGCACGAACATGCACTTTACGCTCAAGACGAGCTCCCTCCAGCGGTCTGACCTTGACGAGTTTGTGAAGAACTACAATCCCGAGAATCGCCATCAGCGTAAGGCGACGTGGAAGCCTTCCCCCTCACCTCAATCCTCTCCCCGGAGGGGAGAGGAAGGGAAAAATGAAGGCCGCTGGCGGTCATATACCTATGACGAACTCATCAGCCGCGACAAAGCCAGCCTCGACATCTTCTGGCTCAAGGACGAATCCCTCGAAGCCTCCGACAACCTCCCCGATCCCGATATCATCGCACAGGAGATCGTGGAAGACCTTGAAGCGGCGCTGGAGCAGTTCCGGGAGATTGCGACTGATCTCGGAAATGGCCGTAAGGCATAA
- a CDS encoding tetratricopeptide repeat protein, whose amino-acid sequence MVKSAKLFIVVLIGFIASTSIVFAQTADQNAYARFMRTGSEQMKAGDYQAARDSFEQALTYNDSESEGHLGLGLAYFHLRDDKYAERELSKAVELNPKASIAYQFLGELYYRKDDLETAVSYWEKAVEVNPSATDLRTRLDRIRKEHKAEKDFNRDVTSHFLIKYEGREKIEAGRIVLRILEDAYSEVGRSLSYYPEQEIQVILYSGQQFKEVTEAPGWSGGLFDGKIRLPIGGIEKETPVLRSILLHEYTHAVVRAITRRCPTWLNEGLAQYFEGRQIDPRQQEALKKLVQAGKLPSLTNLEGSFMGLGSSQAQTAYLISLSAVRSMIDSFGMYRVKDVLDELARGADIGKAISIGLMVSYEEFERGWKRSLE is encoded by the coding sequence ATGGTAAAATCAGCAAAATTGTTCATCGTTGTGCTTATCGGCTTTATTGCATCAACTTCCATAGTGTTTGCCCAGACAGCTGACCAGAATGCCTACGCTCGTTTTATGAGAACAGGCTCCGAGCAGATGAAGGCGGGCGATTATCAGGCCGCGCGCGATTCTTTTGAACAGGCTCTCACCTACAACGATTCCGAGTCTGAAGGCCACCTTGGCCTCGGCCTTGCCTACTTCCACCTGCGGGATGATAAATACGCTGAAAGGGAATTGTCGAAGGCGGTTGAGCTCAATCCGAAGGCATCGATAGCATATCAGTTTCTCGGCGAGCTTTATTATCGCAAAGACGACCTGGAGACAGCGGTATCGTACTGGGAAAAAGCGGTTGAAGTAAATCCCTCGGCGACCGATCTTCGCACGAGGCTCGACCGCATTCGCAAAGAGCACAAGGCGGAGAAAGACTTCAATCGCGACGTAACAAGCCACTTTCTGATCAAATATGAGGGCAGGGAAAAGATCGAGGCAGGGAGGATCGTTCTCCGGATCCTCGAAGACGCGTACAGTGAGGTGGGCCGCTCCCTGTCCTACTATCCTGAACAGGAGATCCAGGTGATCCTGTATTCGGGACAGCAGTTTAAGGAAGTGACCGAAGCGCCGGGGTGGAGCGGCGGCCTCTTCGATGGGAAGATCCGCCTTCCCATCGGCGGCATCGAAAAGGAGACGCCGGTGCTCAGGAGTATTCTTCTCCATGAATACACGCACGCGGTCGTGCGCGCAATAACACGGCGCTGTCCGACCTGGTTGAATGAGGGGCTGGCACAATACTTCGAGGGGAGGCAGATCGATCCGCGGCAGCAGGAGGCGCTTAAGAAGCTCGTGCAGGCCGGAAAGCTCCCCTCGCTCACGAACCTGGAAGGCTCGTTCATGGGCCTCGGCAGCAGCCAGGCACAGACGGCCTATTTAATCAGTCTCTCCGCGGTCCGCTCCATGATCGATTCATTCGGCATGTATCGCGTTAAAGATGTGCTGGACGAACTTGCCCGGGGAGCGGACATTGGCAAAGCGATCAGCATCGGCCTCATGGTGTCCTATGAAGAATTCGAGCGCGGGTGGAAGAGGTCGCTTGAGTAG
- the queA gene encoding tRNA preQ1(34) S-adenosylmethionine ribosyltransferase-isomerase QueA — MTSPVAENLTLSDFDFDLPESLIAQEPSMRRDCSRLLAVDRASGSITHCIFAELEQYLVPGDLLVLNDTKVFPCRLLAKKPGGGRAEIFLLSEQGVNLWEALVKGGVGEGKRLSITAGIEAEITGEGADNVRTVRFHGINDIRIALPEIGKTPLPPYIKRDADNADRERYQTVYAAREGAVAAPTAGLHFTRELLQRLETKGIQLAMVTLHVGPGTFLPVRVERITDHRMLPERYSITGDAAARINLAKAEGRRVIAVGTTSVRTIETAAAGGSRVAPGEGSSELFIYPGYQFTVTDGLVTNFHLPKSTLLMLVSAFAGRERTLSAYRTAVAEKYRFYSYGDAMAIL, encoded by the coding sequence ATGACCTCACCCGTTGCAGAGAACCTCACACTTTCCGACTTCGACTTCGACCTTCCCGAATCGCTCATTGCACAGGAACCATCAATGCGGAGGGATTGTTCGCGTCTTCTGGCCGTTGATCGCGCGAGCGGCAGTATCACGCATTGCATTTTTGCGGAACTTGAACAGTATCTTGTTCCCGGCGATCTGCTGGTCTTGAATGACACGAAGGTCTTCCCATGCAGGCTTTTGGCAAAAAAACCAGGCGGCGGCAGGGCCGAGATTTTCCTCTTGTCTGAACAGGGAGTGAACCTCTGGGAAGCACTCGTGAAGGGTGGGGTCGGTGAAGGAAAACGGTTGAGCATCACAGCGGGAATAGAGGCCGAGATCACGGGTGAAGGCGCGGACAACGTAAGAACGGTCCGCTTTCACGGCATAAACGACATCCGGATAGCCCTTCCGGAAATCGGTAAAACCCCGCTTCCTCCCTACATCAAGCGTGATGCTGATAACGCCGACAGGGAACGCTATCAGACGGTGTACGCGGCACGTGAGGGCGCGGTCGCAGCTCCTACCGCGGGTCTGCACTTTACCCGGGAATTGCTTCAACGGCTGGAAACAAAAGGGATACAGCTCGCCATGGTCACGCTCCATGTCGGGCCGGGAACATTTCTGCCTGTCCGGGTGGAAAGGATCACGGACCATCGTATGCTGCCCGAGCGCTACTCGATCACCGGGGACGCCGCCGCACGGATAAACCTTGCGAAGGCTGAAGGCAGACGGGTGATCGCGGTGGGGACCACGAGCGTGCGAACGATCGAGACCGCGGCAGCCGGCGGCAGCAGGGTCGCGCCCGGTGAAGGCAGTTCGGAGCTGTTCATTTATCCCGGATATCAATTTACGGTAACGGACGGTCTCGTTACCAATTTTCATCTGCCGAAATCAACTCTTCTCATGCTGGTATCGGCTTTTGCCGGCAGGGAACGTACGCTGTCGGCGTATCGTACGGCGGTAGCGGAGAAGTACCGGTTTTACAGCTATGGGGACGCGATGGCAATTTTGTAA
- a CDS encoding SPOR domain-containing protein, whose translation MVYNQQGGILSKLIYIPLGVVLMVGFFFLGYYVGKYQSKSGVSAEIAPPLPEIASSAAQKQEEFTFYKTLTDRNDKTISIDLKPRTVTEENRTEKQQPAAEAQKSMPVPSAPKEKRIEINFGKEAVPSARSNQVASKQPQQPATRGPAVSTNVKARYTVQTASYQERAQAEDEVKRLKRRGFAAFIVSSELPGKGVRHRVRIGSFSNRAAAEKLQTAIHEKERILTIVVSE comes from the coding sequence ATGGTCTATAATCAACAAGGCGGCATTCTGTCCAAATTAATTTATATCCCGCTGGGTGTGGTCCTCATGGTGGGCTTCTTTTTTTTGGGGTATTATGTGGGCAAATATCAGAGCAAGTCAGGGGTGTCGGCAGAGATCGCACCGCCGCTTCCGGAGATAGCGTCAAGCGCTGCTCAGAAACAGGAAGAATTTACGTTCTACAAGACACTGACCGACAGGAACGACAAGACAATATCAATCGACCTCAAGCCCAGGACCGTGACAGAGGAGAACAGGACTGAGAAGCAGCAGCCCGCCGCCGAGGCCCAAAAATCAATGCCGGTCCCCTCAGCGCCGAAGGAAAAGCGGATAGAGATCAACTTTGGCAAAGAGGCGGTCCCGTCAGCGAGATCCAATCAGGTTGCGTCTAAACAACCGCAACAACCGGCAACAAGAGGGCCTGCTGTATCCACAAATGTAAAAGCCCGCTATACCGTGCAGACCGCGTCATATCAGGAACGGGCGCAGGCCGAGGACGAGGTGAAGCGGCTGAAAAGGCGGGGTTTTGCCGCGTTCATTGTTTCCTCGGAACTGCCGGGCAAAGGCGTGCGGCACCGCGTAAGGATCGGGAGTTTCTCGAACAGGGCAGCGGCGGAAAAGCTCCAAACGGCGATTCATGAAAAGGAAAGAATATTGACCATCGTTGTATCGGAGTAG
- a CDS encoding response regulator transcription factor, with protein MNIKIILADDHQMLREGLRRLIEEQQGMTVIAEADDGRATVELATRLKPDIVVMDIAMPRMNGMEATRHIMSKTPNVKVLALSMHTDRRFIVEMLSAGASGYLLKECAFQELITAIHALADQRTYLSPKISDMIVKDYTCRFPHSELSSLMILTAREREVLQLMAEGKPTRDIASILLVSAKTVETYRQQIMEKLDIHSVAELTKFAVREGLTSL; from the coding sequence ATGAATATAAAAATAATACTTGCCGATGATCATCAAATGCTGCGCGAGGGTCTCCGCAGGTTAATCGAAGAACAGCAGGGTATGACTGTTATTGCGGAGGCGGACGACGGAAGGGCCACCGTGGAACTTGCCACGAGGTTGAAGCCCGATATCGTCGTCATGGATATCGCCATGCCGCGGATGAATGGAATGGAAGCCACCCGCCACATCATGTCCAAAACCCCCAACGTCAAGGTGCTCGCGCTGTCGATGCATACTGACAGACGATTCATCGTGGAGATGCTTAGCGCGGGGGCGTCCGGATACCTCTTGAAAGAATGCGCTTTTCAGGAATTGATTACTGCCATACATGCCCTGGCTGATCAGAGAACGTACCTGAGTCCGAAAATTAGTGACATGATAGTCAAAGATTATACCTGTCGATTTCCTCATTCCGAGTTGTCCTCACTCATGATTCTGACAGCCCGAGAGCGGGAAGTGCTTCAGCTTATGGCAGAAGGAAAACCTACGCGGGATATTGCGTCCATACTCCTTGTCAGCGCAAAGACCGTTGAAACGTACCGCCAACAAATCATGGAAAAGCTCGACATCCACAGTGTAGCGGAACTCACCAAATTTGCCGTCCGCGAAGGACTCACCTCGCTGTAG
- a CDS encoding response regulator gives MNRTILEGLLVQSGYTVILSDSGGAAIEIIHRQKIDLVLLDVSMPDISGFEVCKSIKGDERYQNIPVVLVTGLTSKEERIKGIEAGAEDFISKPFDQTELLTRIKMLLKMKDLRGDLDSAYDKIKDLTGFGKKMAMSFDPLNFNFISSFDDIVNNVIRRTVEAPDKPRMVIVGFIDEKGEWQWYLFESLPAGKNRTWLKLDIHDSLNLPRKTDTGGSKTFIYNNDDLSDAAIWPFILKLEQIPVKVSNVVCFIEHSFAILALNYDKQVSRYDAEVLNSIAMQSLFMKSLATQVRETEHAFDYLVRALARASEANDEDTGNHILRVGEYCAVIAKELGMSETFINGIRVQATLHDVGKIHVHPDILKKAGKLTPDEYETMKSHTIFGAKILGDHVRLALAKKLVLSHHERWDGSGYPYGLKGDQIPLEGRIMNIADQYDALRNARVYKPTIGHNTTYGIITEGDGRTQPHHFDPQVLSAFKDTAAHFENIYEKMKG, from the coding sequence ATGAATCGCACCATCCTTGAGGGGCTGCTTGTCCAGAGCGGATATACGGTCATCCTTTCGGATAGCGGCGGGGCAGCGATAGAAATCATCCATCGACAAAAGATCGACCTTGTGCTCCTGGATGTAAGCATGCCGGACATAAGCGGATTCGAGGTTTGCAAAAGTATCAAAGGCGACGAACGGTATCAGAACATCCCCGTTGTACTGGTGACTGGTTTGACGTCGAAGGAGGAACGTATCAAAGGCATTGAGGCTGGCGCGGAGGATTTCATCAGCAAGCCATTCGACCAAACGGAGCTTCTCACGCGGATCAAAATGCTGCTCAAGATGAAGGACCTCCGTGGCGATCTTGATTCCGCCTATGACAAAATCAAGGATCTGACCGGTTTCGGTAAAAAGATGGCGATGTCGTTTGATCCCTTGAACTTCAATTTTATTTCGTCGTTCGACGATATTGTCAACAATGTCATACGCCGGACAGTCGAGGCGCCGGACAAACCGCGGATGGTCATCGTGGGTTTTATCGACGAAAAAGGCGAGTGGCAATGGTATTTGTTCGAGTCACTGCCGGCGGGCAAAAACCGGACGTGGCTCAAGCTCGATATCCACGACAGCTTAAATCTTCCCCGCAAGACCGACACGGGCGGGTCGAAAACGTTCATTTATAATAATGACGATCTTTCCGATGCTGCCATATGGCCTTTTATCTTGAAATTGGAACAAATACCCGTCAAAGTGTCGAACGTAGTTTGTTTCATCGAGCACTCATTCGCTATTCTTGCGCTTAATTACGACAAGCAAGTGTCCCGATATGACGCCGAGGTACTGAACAGCATTGCCATGCAGAGCCTCTTTATGAAATCCCTTGCCACCCAGGTAAGGGAAACCGAGCATGCCTTTGACTATCTCGTTCGCGCCCTCGCACGGGCGTCGGAAGCGAATGATGAGGACACGGGCAATCATATCCTGCGGGTCGGTGAATACTGTGCCGTGATCGCAAAAGAACTTGGCATGTCCGAAACATTTATTAACGGGATCCGTGTTCAGGCGACCTTGCACGATGTCGGGAAAATCCATGTCCATCCCGATATCCTCAAAAAGGCCGGGAAACTGACGCCGGATGAATATGAAACAATGAAAAGTCATACCATTTTCGGGGCAAAAATACTGGGCGATCATGTAAGGCTGGCACTGGCAAAAAAACTGGTACTCTCCCACCACGAGCGGTGGGACGGAAGTGGTTATCCGTACGGATTGAAAGGGGACCAGATACCGCTCGAGGGCAGAATTATGAACATTGCCGACCAGTATGACGCTCTGCGAAATGCGCGGGTATACAAACCGACCATTGGTCATAATACGACATACGGCATAATCACCGAGGGCGATGGCAGGACGCAACCCCATCACTTCGACCCGCAGGTGCTCAGCGCATTCAAGGATACGGCCGCTCACTTCGAAAATATTTATGAGAAAATGAAGGGGTAG